In Plutella xylostella chromosome 27, ilPluXylo3.1, whole genome shotgun sequence, one genomic interval encodes:
- the LOC105395448 gene encoding trypsin CFT-1, producing MKWLIVTVLFYYVSCEDTVSVREPTAGAAAPLADSQNRIIGGLPTTIEVYPYMAQVLANGQPNCGGMVLTARHVLSAAHCFINQNGAAISPSVFTVRVGSTYSMSGGSVHKVSTIVLHESYNNPTSNNDVAVVVLASRIRSFNSSTVRPAIVPPSGYVVPDNASVVAIGWGRTVENEASSVSPSLRHVSVRKVSRSECAARYSALGAQQGNANMFPVTTSMLCAGLLNVGGADACQGDSGGPLVYNGVVVGVTSWGAGCGNPSYPGVYARVASYTTWITSTVQRYNGAPTVSVNFLLLVSLVTSIILTNNTKM from the exons atgaAGTGGCTTATTGTTACAGTGCTATTTTATTACG TGAGCTGTGAAGACACGGTGTCTGTCAGAGAGCCGAccgccggcgcggcggcccCGCTGGCGGACAGCCAGAATAGGATTATTGGGGGACTCCCCACCACCATCGAAGTATATCCTTACATGGCACAG GTGCTGGCGAACGGTCAGCCGAACTGCGGCGGCATGGTGCTGACGGCGCGCCACGTGCTCTCCGCCGCGCACTGCTTCATCAA CCAGAACGGCGCAGCCATCAGCCCGTCAGTCTTCACCGTCCGAGTCGGGTCCACCTACTCCATGTCCGGTGGATCCGTCCACAAGGTGTCCACCATCGTCTTGCACGAGTCTTACAACAACCCGACCAGTAATAACGACGTGGCGGTGGTGGTGCTGGCGTCCCGGATCCGGAGCTTTAATAGCTCGACTGTGAGACCGGCCATTGTGCCGCCATCTGGATATGTGGTGCCGGATAATGCGTCCGTCGTCGCTATTGGCTGGGGCAGGACTGTT GAGAACGAAGCTTCGTCAGTGTCGCCGAGCCTCCGCCACGTGAGCGTGCGTAAAGTGAGCCGCTCAGAGTGCGCCGCTCGCTACAGCGCACTCGGGGCTCAGCAGGGCAACGCTAACATGTTCCCTGTTACTACTAGCATGCTGTGTGCGGGACTGCTTAATGTTGGAG GCGCGGACGCTTGCCAGGGTGACTCCGGGGGCCCACTAGTGTACAACGGGGTGGTGGTGGGGGTGACCTCGTGGGGCGCCGGCTGCGGGAACCCCTCGTACCCGGGGGTCTACGCACGGGTCGCCAGCTACACCACCTGGATCACCAGCACT GTACAAAGGTACAACGGCGCGCCGACAGTGAGCGTCAACTTCCTCCTGCTAGTCTCCTTGGTGACTTCCATCATCCTAACAAATAATACCAAAATGTGA
- the LOC125490714 gene encoding trypsin Tyr p 3.0101-like, whose protein sequence is MNVCEKVCVCPHTLGIFQTRQVVIPILVNNNSLSPTGAGTCKGDSGGPLVYNGVVVGVTSFAMRCADSFYPHVFTRVSSYTNWINNTLRQNQVEVVHKLSHNTAVAADVSSLMLLAFVTSIWIMNSEIIYF, encoded by the exons ATGAATGTTTGTGAGAAAGTTTGTGTCTGTCCACACACGTTGGGTATTTTCCAGACTCGTCAAGTCGTCATTCCTATCTTGGTTAACAATAATAGTTTGTCCCCTACAGGAGCCGGCACTTGCAAAGGTGACTCCGGTGGTCCCCTGGTGTACAACGGGGTGGTGGTGGGGGTGACCTCATTTGCGATGAGATGCGCCGATTCCTTCTACCCTCACGTGTTCACGCGCGTCTCTAGCTACACCAACTGGATCAACAACACT TTACGACAAAACCAGGTTGAGGTTGTGCACAAGCTCAGTCACAACACCGCCGTGGCTGCTGACGTCAGCAGTTTGATGCTACTCGCCTTCGTAACCTCAATATGGATAATGAATTccgaaatcatttatttttga
- the LOC125490795 gene encoding trypsin CFT-1-like produces MVFSMKLLIMTVLFYYGCCEDTVTVREPPARPAPPANRIVRGHPTTVKTYPYMAYLSSFFTMRGQKPLLLNCGGVILTQHHVLTAAHCLNLKINDTTAATGTTILRASEVVIRVGSTYKDRGGSEHATSKTVVHEDYQHSMGFDNDVAVLVLPTSVSNYRSSSVQPAVIPPGGYVVPDNASVVAVGWGLTDMNCNKSTPLGLRRVGLRTVDRDTCAARWGQEVPELPDSMLCAGLLGAGGAGICMGDSGGPLVYNGVVVGVASFVMTCDDSFYPHVFMRVSSYTAWINNTVSSLIKL; encoded by the exons gGTGCTGTGAGGACACGGTGACTGTGAGGgagccccccgcgcgccccgcgccccccgccaaCAGGATCGTCAGGGGACACCCCACCACCGTCAAGACATACCCTTACATGGCGTATTTAAGTTCATTTTTTACG ATGCGTGGTCAGAAGCCGCTGCTGTTAAACTGTGGGGGCGTGATACTCACACAGCACCACGTGCTCACCGCTGCGCACTGCTTAAATCT AAAAATCAATGACACTACAGCTGCTACTGGAACTACCATCTTGAGGGCATCTGAAGTTGTCATTCGCGTCGGATCTACCTACAAAGACCGCGGAGGCTCAGAGCATGCGACGTCCAAGACCGTGGTCCACGAGGACTACCAACATTCGATGGGTTTCGACAACGACGTGGCAGTGTTGGTGCTGCCGACCAGTGTGAGCAACTACCGGAGCAGCTCGGTGCAGCCAGCCGTCATCCCCCCGGGGGGGTATGTGGTCCCGGACAACGCGTCTGTGGTAGCTGTCGGGTGGGGACTGACTGAT ATGAACTGCAACAAGTCAACCCCCCTCGGCCTGCGGCGCGTGGGGCTGCGCACGGTGGACCGAGACACCTGCGCGGCGCGGTGGGGGCAGGAGGTCCCAGAACTCCCCGACTCCATGCTCTGCGCGGGGCTGCTTGGTGCTGGAG GAGCCGGTATCTGTATGGGTGACTCCGGTGGTCCCCTGGTGTACAACGGGGTGGTGGTGGGAGTGGCCTCGTTTGTTATGACATGCGACGATTCCTTCTACCCTCATGTGTTCATGCGCGTCTCTAGCTACACCGCCTGGATCAACAACACTGTAagtagtttaattaaattatag